The DNA region TATTGGTTCGAAATCCAACCCAGTAAATATGAATCCATAGGGTCACCCTTCTCCATTTTTAACTAGTATTTGCGTTTATACCaataattcaataaagaacACTGAAACACCGAAATTCAGCGAAGAGACCTTTCAAAGAACTTAATATCAAGCTGTACAAACGTATATGATATTTTAAGGCTTAATTTTTTGAAATACGAACAATGAGAAAACACGGTGACGATAAAAAGATCTGAGTACAAAGTTATTTAGTGTGAAAGACAACAGCACAATGGTGTGTAACTTTCCTGCTTTCGCTGTGCAGTAGTGTTGAGAGCGTTAGCAAAAAGAGGCGGAAAGGTTTGTAGCTATAGATAACAATGTACAACTTTTCGGACTTGTCAAGTGAATAGATATTCGGGATTCGGAATTTAATCAAAATATCTCGGGAGATGGAGTAACGATTTACTCAACATAAGCGAGATTGGAATGATGGGGATAGTACCTCCAAGAACAGCTTAACTGAACTTCAGTCTCCTACGGTTGATAAATAACCTCAATGAGACGACATTATAAGCTACCTGACCATAGGGAATCTAAAATGAGAGGTCCTGATGGACTACTCTCTAGGAATGAGAGTCCGGTTTTAGTAATTAGATTGATAGATATTATATAGAATCTGGAAACTTGATGTAATCTCACCTGGTGTCTCGATAGCTGGTTTTCTTGATTAATGAGGACAGAAACCCTTTTATGATAACTACAAAAGttagtttgactaacataaTGTATGGAATATTAGCCTCAACAATTACCTAACGCTTAACTACGACTCGTAAAGATCGATCCCGAGAAGACAAAGACTACTTTAAACCTGGTCGTGATCCTGGAATACAGACATATCTACTGACTTCCAACCAAAGATGCATTTACTGATCTTAAGGCGGAGTTCCACTTCGCAAATCGGCagagaaataaataaaccttATACACACTCTCCTCAAACATTAGTGGTCAAGTTACAATTTATGGGAAAGTCATCGCAGTTACCAACCACAAGTTGTATGCTTCGTCAGGGCTTCCCGCTTTTCTCAAATCTACACAGCTTTGATAGACACTCTTTGGCAGGAAGCGCTCTCATGGTTTGACATTTTAGAAATTGAGCTACTAGGAGAATTACTTGTGACCTGTGGATACGCAGATGACAGTTACGTTTGGTGAAGACGGTGACAGAACCCAACCTTCTGACTGTCTAGAGTAACAGTGCATGTCTAGGATGTGAACAAGTCTGACAGTTTTAAAGGCCTTTTATGGACAAAATGACCAGAGAAAATAAAAGCATAATGGACCAGCGACTTATAAGACAGAATACACTAAGTTTATGCACTTGAAATCGGGATTACTGCTTGCTCTGAAATGAAGTCTAAGCTGATTGAGACTGGTTGAATACTTGATTTTGAGGATCTGGTCAACCTGAAGGTAGTGTTTATAACAAGTTGATCGCAGCTAACAAAATACTAGACCAAACAGTAAAGCCTCATTTTACTTGGGATTTCTCAAGTGATCGTCGTTAACTTTATACGAGAGAAATACGGTGGTCTCGAATGCTCTTAGAAGTgtgagggtggttatcacttcctggttTCCCACACAGTGGAAGGGTTACTTTACACGAGACTGAGTTTGAGAGCTTTAAACTTCTCACTAACGAGTTTGCTACTTAGCCAGAATTGGGACTTAGTAGTTTTAATCTCAACCAGTTTGAGGTATAGATGGCCAAAAGTTACATTGACTTACATTTGTTCAGCGGTCCCTTCAAAAAATCTTCCACAACCCCCAAGGAACAACGTGTCGCCAGTAAATACCACCCCTTCTTTGGTACTGTTTTCTTCGGTAACCAGATAGCATATATGACCAGTAGTATGACATGGTGTAGCCAAGCAACAAACATTGAGGTTGCTACCAATCTTTATTTTATGTCCGTGAGACACAGTATCAGTCAAACCACTAATACGATCATCTCCTCCATACACCTTTACTCCCTCTAAGCCTTGTTTCCTGCATTTAGTTACAAGGTCAAGGTTTCCTCCAGCGTGGTCCGAGTGATGATG from Schistosoma haematobium chromosome ZW, whole genome shotgun sequence includes:
- a CDS encoding hypothetical protein (EggNog:ENOG410V54E~COG:S), with translation MEVITIPALSDNYMYVVIDRASNICAVVDPVEPDKILSAVTQRGLRLESILTTHHHSDHAGGNLDLVTKCRKQGLEGVKVYGGDDRISGLTDTVSHGHKIKIGSNLNVCCLATPCHTTGHICYLVTEENSTKEGVVFTGDTLFLGGCGRFFEGTAEQM